taataataatactcgactagggatctttagaAATAtcgatattattctcataatctcatttctaagtcacgtaattagagatataaaattacatatcatattccaaggacatttattaatttaacatcttatcgcagaaaataaagatataataaattactaaagaataatccatataatcagaattaataatccaaatatttcataatataaacataatagtgttgtctctagggcataaacactaacatgtatgtatgtatgtatgcatgtatgtatgttgtgtgtgtgttgtgtgtgtgtatgttATGTGTGTGTATTATGTAATCATATCAAATTTGGTGACGACTAAtttcaaattttgagtattttttaaAAACCGAGTTAAGTCCGAAAAATAATAACCTATCACCGATCAAGTTAGTAAGTTTGATACCTATTAGTTATTAATTTGATTTTACAAAAAAGAGTCTCAAATACTTCAATCCTTATCTATATAGCATTTACAAAAATTTTGTCGTATTTGTAAGATGCTTTTATCGAGATCGTAATTTTGAACCTATAAAACTGGATAATGACGATTACTTTATGCTGGATCACAttgtcaaatttcgagtatttttaaaaaaataggtGAAGTACTAATTTTGAATTCGAAATAAGCTGAAGTTTAATGGCTCTTTATACCCGtgaatgtttatttatttttaaatattttttaaagatataatactatgtacattttaattatgTATTCATTAACACATTTATAATTActtaaaacttataattttttaataaaaagtaGGGGTGTTCAAAAAATCCGTCAAACCGTGAATCCGGACCAGACCATGACAATCTGAACCATAAAAAATCGAAACCGCTAAAACCATTTTAAATGGTTCGGTTAACCGGACCGTTCACGCCTAAATGGTTTGGTTTTGGTTTTCAATAAATTAAAACCGTTTAGACCAAACCGGACtgttatataataatatataaaaattcttCTATATACCTACAATTTAAGATTATATATTATGGTTTTGTTTATATGTGGGTGTATATTATAGTAAAAAATGTCAAATTACTTTTTAAATAAAAACTTTAGTTAATTGTTAATATGTCAAAATTATATTGTAATTCATATACttagtattatttaaattaaattaaagtataCGAAAATCATATGTAAActaaatatttatgaatatatatcatagtacttaaatataatatataatactaaaatataataaattttatattacaTTTACTTATATAATTGTTTCCTTGTAAATTCAACAAAAatgaaacaaaaataaataattaagttcAAACCATGGTTCAAAACTGAACCAATCCGTTATTTTATGGTCTGGTTTGGTTTGGTCTCGGCGTTTAATTGGTCTGGCTTTTGATTTTCAAAAAATCGTTCTTAATGGTTCGGTTCGGAAAAAATGAGAATCCGGACCAAAACAATCCATGAACACCCCTAATAAAAAGTTATTGTATTTTTATCAAATATAAAGAGTTTATGATCAAAAAATTGAATTTTATGTCTCACTAACTTTTAAGAGTAATTAGACATTTTACGAATAATAAAATGTCTCAAAATTCTGAGGTAACAATAAGTCTCGATCACACGCACTTATATTATATGCATGGTGAAAGACTTATGTGAATAAGTGGCAAAGTGGTAAGTAGATTGCTATTGTAACTTGAAAACCTGGGTTCGATTCCCTTTAATAACAAGTTTTATAtgttttatataatttatgaaaagaggggtaaaataaatattttaagttGAATTTTATGTCTCACCAATTTTTAAGGGCAAATTAGACATTTCATAAAGAATAAAATGTCTCATGATTTTTGAGATAATAAAATATCTCATCAATATTGCCCCATGTTGGGCTATTAATAATACTAGCATGaaaacccgtgcgaggcacgagtCATGTTTtagtataaattttaaattttcgAGATTTTATGGTATGTGCAATATTCATTATTTGGTAATGAATATGTTGTACTTTAGCTATATAATTACCTAGTTATAGATGAAAACTATCCATAATTGAAATATTTTTGTTTTGCGAAATGAGTAGTGTAGATAATTAATAGTTTACAAGATTGTGCACAATGTTTATAAACCGACTTACTTGTGTTTTTGGTCCACGTTTGCAAAGTATAAAAGTCATAGATAACAAAACTGTGGACAAAAAATTTCTTTATGTACCTAATTCAAAAAAGTAGGGTTTTTTTTTCCAGCTTATGTAGTTTCATCCATACATAACAGTTCTTGTATGAAATATTTATTGGTACATGATGTGATTTTGGTTTGAAATGTGTATTGGTACATGATGGTGTATCTGTCAAATTTCCTTCTCTATAATTGGGTTGATGTGTCTCTGATGTTCTTCATCGATTCAACATATGTGGGAATGTTGTTTGCAATTCACTAAATGTATGCGCTACTTTATAGTCTAATCTAACTTGCTTGTTTTATTTTAAACAAAGCAGCATCAGTATTGATTTTAATAGTTCCTGTCTGTGGTTGTTTCCAGCACATGTTGCCCTCCGTTTGGGAGATAAACCCAATAAAAAAGTCGAAGGACCTGTCCTGTGCAAATTCCCAGTTATTAAGAATATGTATAGCTGATGTTACAATATCTTTGTACCCCCTCCCCTTTTGTTTCCATTCCACGTCGTTCCTGTTATTCCAGATCATCCAGGCTATCATAAAAATTTTGTTGACCTCAGAACGGCCACTGTGTTGATAAATCTCTTGCACCCAGTCCGTTGTATTGTTAATAGCAGCACTGTCAAAACGGACACCTTGAAGTTTCCAACAAAGAGCTGCCACTAGACAAAAAACTAGAGCATGGAGTGATGTTTCATCGATTAAATTACAGACTGGACACTTGCTATCGACCTCAACCCTCCTGCTGAGTAAACAATCTTTTATAGGAAGACAGTCACAAATCACTCTCCACATAAAATGCTTTACCTTCAACAGAATTTTCAAGTGCCATAATCTGGTCCAAAAGCTTTTGTTATTGCTCACATTAGCATCCATAGAATTATCTCTGAGCACGTTGTATgcactgttagatatatttgtgatgtcatgtctaatataatttgtgtttagttttcagatcttacttaaataggacaaatcagtacttaactggaaatcagtacttatactgaagttaggacttaagatatcagaacttaagttatcagaacttaagttatcaggagatatttatcaggagataatatcaggacttaaggagactttcagataaggaaggcggttgattgaaaggaaagaagatcaagacaaacgcaagaagaaatatgcatgaagaaggaattctatgaagaatagaatacttggaagaaaaaataattgattgatatattttaggaagcagaattatattcaatatcaattagaagattatcttgtaactgtgtagtatataaacacatgcatagggtttacactatatgtgttatcattatcgaagttatcattcattgtaaccttagcagctctcgtgataatttattcatcactgagagaggacagttccatattgtaacatagtttattgtgttgaataaaatttgtgttctgttacttgtgttctttaattcgatttgattgtagtaaacactgtattcaacccccttctacagtgtgtgtgacctaacaagtggtatcagagtagatctgttaacacacaaacaatttaagatccaaaaacaatcatgtctgaagaagaacaaacatcaaccaagcccaccaaaactgaagaacctctaaagactcaaatccataatcgagatgagactattagagttcccatactaaaaccatctgaatatcccatatagaaggtgaggatgtctatgtttctggaagctacagatccagaataccttgacagaatcaatgaaggaccacacaagccaaccaagctctctgttgtagttgcagatcagccaacacagatagtaccaaaggagaaaagtgaatatacagctgaagatatctcatctattgttaaggatgcaaaggtatgacatttgctgcatagtgccattgataatgtcatgtcaaacagggtaattaactgcaagactgcaaaggagatatgggatgccttggaaacaagatgtcagggaactgattcaattaagaagaacgtgaggactatactcactcaagagtatgagcactttgactcaaaacctgatgagtcattaattggattatatgacagatttgtcaaactcttgaatgatctgtcactggtggacaaggaatatgaacttgaagattcaaatcttaaattcctgttagctcttcctgaaagttgggatttgaaggcaaccactataagagacaactatgttcttgatgaaataactcttgatgaaatttatgggatgctcaagactcatgaacttgagatggaacaaagaagcaagaggaatggaaggaagtcaaggatagttgctcttaaggctgaggaggatgtccccaaagtagttgcctcaagaaaaggcaagggaaaagctctcatcataaagtctgatactcaGTCATCTAagtctgatagtgatgatgactcaaaaactgaaagcttacctgagatggatcctgatgaagagatgatgaagctgtgtgctcttatggtgaaaggaatcacaaggattgcatacaggaaattcagaaagggaaagaaattttccaggaaaggtgcaagttctgataagaagagtttcagaaaatctgaaggcaaaggaggaaagtctgacagaggagattactcaaatattaaatgctacaactgtggtgagaaaggccacataccTCCTAattacaagaaagtgaagagtgacaaaggcaaggctcttgtcacaaagaaggaaagctggatagacacttcagattctgaaagtgtggtgaactatgccttgatggcaaatgctgatagcagttctgatactgctaacctaaaggtacctcaaactacttatgcctttcatactgatgatattactgagttgagaagatatcttaaaaccatgttcattagttatagagatcaaaatttaaaatgtgaaaaattaacttctgaaaatcttgcttataaaaagaggaatgattatttagaaaaagagttagtcatgttccatcaaactcagaaagatagagatgatgccttttatgttagggatgaagtacttaaaatgaatgaatctctaaaaaactgagttagaaaaggaaagagagattatcaggtgttggactaactctggaagaacaactcagaatttgttgaGTAGTGGAAATGGGAAAgggggcttaggttatggagatgataagaatgataagggaactgtagaaattgagcctatagttgttaaacaaaagcccaaggtaaatcctgttaagtttgtagctgtaaagtctgatattgataaattagaagttaaagagaaattaacttctgacaaaccaaaacaggataagccaactgaagttaacataggcttaatgacaaagaagtagcttaagcataagctgaaagatgttaagaatgtaaacaaggtaaagccacctaggaaaaataggaatggaaaggaaggtgcgaataaaagcaatgattataagcctgttcctaatgctcctagaaagaaatattatagctgtggaaattctaaccatctggcttctttttgcaggaagaataagaacataaattccttaccttcaaagtcaggagttaagagtcagtcttttagatataagccacaaaatccttgttttcattgtggtagtttatggcattccatttatacttgtaaggaatatcatagtttgtactatgattattatcaaataaaaccttctttaaagaaagttagcattgttccttcaagtgtaagttctaatgcaaagtctgataatgtaatttctgataagaaaactgttaatataaactctgatgctaaatccgctgcaaatgttaataaacttaataaggccaaaggatccaagcaagtctgggtccttaaaactaatcattagtggtctttgtgattgcagggcaacatgaaaaatatcctagttctggacagtggatgttcaggacatatgactggaaataaagccctgctatcagactttgtggagaaagctggcccaggtgtttcttatggagatggcaacatttgaaaaactctgggatatggcaatatcaatcttgggaatgtcatcattgaaaaagtagctctggtctcaggacttaaacacaatctgttgagtgtgagtcaaatctgtgacagaggttatcatgtggatttctttgaagaacactgtgaagttgtaagcaaatctacaggcaaagttgttctgaaaggatacatgcatggtaacatttatgaagccaagctttcaacaagtactgatggttctgtaatttgtctgttgagtagagcatcaattgaagaaagctgggattggcacaagaaactctctcatttaaattttaacaatataaatgaactactcaagaaagatcttgtgagaggactgccaaaatcactATTTGCTCCttatggcctttgtgattcatgtcagaaggcaaaacaaagaaaatcttctttcaagagcaagactgaatcatcaattcttgagccttatcacctactacatggtgatctatttggtccaatgaatgtcatgtctattgcaaagaagaaatatgctatggtcatagttgatgagttcaccagatacatatgggtgtatttcttgcacacaaaaagtgaaactgcatctatcttgattgatcatgtcaaacaactagataaattggtcaaagactctgtgaaaatcataaggagtgatagtggcactgagttcaagaatttgattaaagaagagttctgcaaaaatcatgaaataaagcaggaattttctgctcccggaactccacagcaaaatggagttgttgaaagaaagaatagaactcttattgaagctgcatgaactatgcttgatgaagtaaagttaccaacctacttttgggctgaagctgtgcagactgcttgttttactcagaatgcaacacttatcaacaagcatggaaaaaacccatatgagatggtgaagaaaaagaagccaaatctgaagtattttcatgtatttggatgtaagtgttttgttcttaagactcatcctgaataactatccaaatttgatctaaaagctgatgaaggaatttttgttggatatccacttttcacaaaagccttcagagtctataatttaaaaataagggtagtcatggaatctttcaatgtctcttttgatgataagaagattaccagacttgaagatttcaatgatcatgatcagctgatattcaaaaatgaagttttaaattatgattctgtaaatcctgacagtctaaatcctgatactgcaaactctgatggattaaactctgatgttattgaaactgtggtgactacgccaaaggaaaatgcacctgtgcagggggagcatactgaagatccaaccacatctcaagaagcatcagaatctacaacaggctcttcaagttctgattcatcaagttctgatgggccaagttttGATAATACTGGAAACTCATGtactgatatttctggaaactcaaattctgaaggatccaacttagagagcataatttcagggggagcatcagaaaatattgatggagacaacatggatcatgggggagcatccagttctagagataaccttccaactgcaaggaagtggactaaagcacatacacctgacttaattattggaaatcttgatgcaggtgtcagaactagaacaactacatcaaatgaatgtctctaacactcttttctttctcagactaaaccaaagaaagtggaagaagctcttcaagatgctgactgggtgcaagcaatgcaggaagagttaaatgaatttgaaagaaataaagtctgaaccctagtgccaagaccaaagaacaggtctgttgttggtacaaagtgggtgttcagaaataaaactgatagtgatggcataattacaaggaataaatcaaggctggttgtaaaaggatactctgaacaagagggaattgattatgatgaaaaatttgcaccaattgctagattggaagccataaggatatttttggcttatgctgctcacaagaagtttaaagtctttcaaatggatgtgaaaagtgcttttctcaatggagaattagaagaagaggtatatgttgaacaacctccaggttttgtagattcaaaatttcctaatcatgtctacagacttgataaagcactttatggccttaaacaagctccaagagcatggtatgagacattagctcagtttcttctggaaagtggatttaacagaaggactattgacaaaacactgttttatctcaaccatggaaaggacttacttttggtgcagatatatatcgatgatatcatttttggttctataaatgacagactttgtaagaagttttccaagctaatgcagtcaaatatcaaatgagtatgatgggagaacttagctattttctgggccttcaagtcaagcagaatgaagaaggaacttttatttgtcaatctaagtacaccagaaatttattgaagaaatttggaatgcaagattgttcaagtgcatccactcttatGACCACTGCAACGATAAGGATACtagtacatcagtagatattactgattaaagagatatgattggctcactactctatctaactgcaagtagacctgatatcatgtatgctacctgtctttgtgcaagatttcaagcagatccaagagaacctcacttaacagctgtgaaaagaatttttaagtaccttaagggtacaactgatctgggattgtggtatcctagagaatcagactttaagctaataggttactcagatgcagattttgcaggatgcaaaattgacaggaaaagcacaagtggaagctaccaatttcttagaggcagattggtttcttggtttagcaagaaacagaagtcaatttccacatcaactacagaagtagaatacattgctacaggaagctgttgtgcacagattttttggatgaagaatcagttactggattatgggttagaattttctaaaacaaagtgttattgctatgacaggtaatccagttcaacactcaatgacaaagcacatcagcattaggtaccacttcataagggaacatgtgtatga
The sequence above is drawn from the Apium graveolens cultivar Ventura chromosome 2, ASM990537v1, whole genome shotgun sequence genome and encodes:
- the LOC141690428 gene encoding uncharacterized protein LOC141690428, whose product is MDANVSNNKSFWTRLWHLKILLKVKHFMWRVICDCLPIKDCLLSRRVEVDSKCPVCNLIDETSLHALVFCLVAALCWKLQGVRFDSAAINNTTDWVQEIYQHSGRSEVNKIFMIAWMIWNNRNDVEWKQKGRGYKDIVTSAIHILNNWEFAQDRSFDFFIGFISQTEGNMCWKQPQTGTIKINTDAALFKIKQAS